In the genome of Luteitalea sp., the window GCACCCGCGGGGAGCCCGCCGCACGTCCCGGAGATCGACCTTGCGTCGGCGTCGGGGCTCACGGCTGCCTTCGGCTCTCCGAATCAGTCGGTTCAATACCTTGCGCACAGGGCCATCGTCGCGCAAGGGGAGCGCGCCGTGCCGCTGCTCCAGACCTTCTGGCGCCGTGACGATCCGATTCTGAAAGCGCGAGCCCTGTGGATCCTCGGTGGCCTCGGCGATGCCGGCCCACGCGCCATTCAGGAAGCGCTTCGCGATCCCGATCCCAGATTCCGCATTCTCGGACTGCGCGTGGCGCAGCTGCATGGAGCGGATATGCTGAGGGTTTCCCAGCCTCTCCTTGGCGACGGGTCGCCGCTGGTCCGGCGTGAGATTGCTGTGATGCTGCAGGATCGCACACGGATGCTCCCGCCGTACTTGGTCGGCGAGCAAGTGCAACCCTCGCAGCCATGGCTCGACGCCGTGACCGAGCTCGTGGAGCAGTACGACGGCGAGGACCGCTGGTATCTCGAGGCACTGGCCATTGCCGCGCGCGGACGGGAGGATGCGCTGTACGGGCGGCTGAAGAGCGACCACGGCGGCAAGCTGGGGCCACCGCTCAACCGGTTGGTGTGGGCACTCCGTCCACGAGCGGCGCTGCCCGATCTCGTCGAGGCGATTGATGCCCCCTCGCGCTCGATGGAGGAGCGGGAGCTCGCCTTGGACACGCTTGGCGCGATGCAGTGGCCCGAAGCGGCGCGTGCGATGGAGTCCTTCATCACCGGATCGTCGAGTCCGGCGGCGCTCGTGGAGCGGGCCTTTGGTCTCTACAGTCATCAGCTCTTCAGCCTGTGGATGGAGGCGCGCACGAGCCCCGCGCTGCCAGCGGTGATGCGAAAGGGCTTCGCGCTGCCGGGCGCGCAGAGCGCGGCGGTGAGCGTGGGCGACCAATTGAAGGACCCGCAGTATGTGCCGGAGCTTCTCGCCCTGGCCAAGTCTGCCGCGGCAATACCAGAAGCGCGTGCGGCCGCGCTCGAATCGGCCGCGATGGACGAGCCTCGGTACCTCAACGACTTTCAAGCCCTGGCTGAGCGCGGACCGACGCCCGTGCGCGCGGCCGCAGTTCGCGCGGTGGCCAATCTTGCCCCGCCGAATATCGAGCCGTGGGCCCAGAAACTCGTGCTGAGCGACGCCCCCAATGAAGTTCGCACGAGCGCGTTGCGCCTGCTCGCCGAATCCGCCGCGGGTCTGACGGCCATCCTCGATATGGCGGAAGAGGGAACGCTTCCGCCTGAGCTTCGCACGCTCGCGAGAAATGTGACGAATCATGCGGGTGAGCAGCGCGGGGGGCGCCGGGAGAGCAGCCAATCGCCCGTCGCGCTCAGACAGACGGGGCGCGGTGATGACGTGGAGCCTGCGATCCTTGCCATCCGCGAGCGCGCAGCGAAGGTCCTGCCGATGCCGGCGGCGACGCAGATCCCGACGTCGTTCCAGCTCGACCTCAGCTACCGCGGCGTCGTCGCCGACGGCCGGAAATGGTTCGAGGCAGATGCTGGTTGCGCCGCATGTCACAGCCTCGGTGGCAAGAACGCGCTTGGGCCGGACCTGTCAGCGATTGGCGCGAAGTACGGCAAGCAGGCGATGCTGGACCACATCGTGAACCCGAATGACGCCATTGGGCCCGAATACATCACGACGATGTTCACGTTGAAGAGTGGCGATCAGCTGCTCGGACTCGTGGTCGATGAAGCGCCGGACCGGATCGTCGTTCAGACCGGTGCCGGTCAGCAGCGCCGGCTGGCGCCGTCGGATGTGGCGTCCCGCCAACGAAGTCAAGTGTCCTCGATGCCCGAGGGCCTGCTCGACAATCTCTCGCTGCAACAGATTGCAGACCTACTCGAGTTCCTGTCGACGCTGAAGTAGGGAGAGCATCACGCAACAGGTCTCATCCGCCCGACTCGAGGGTCGGGCGGATGAGAGATCCGACTTTCTAAATGATCTTGACAAATAGAAGGCGCAGTCTAGACTGATGATGGAATTCAATCCATACTAGGGTGCCATGATGATGAGCGAAAGGGTCCAGCGGCTCGTTTTCGCCGGAGCGTTCGGTGCTGCGATCATCGGTGTGGTCGCCGG includes:
- a CDS encoding c-type cytochrome codes for the protein MKRLVPCCFLLLVSVVEGQQAPEQTVAGLDLAPGLEVTRFASEPALSNPTNITVDERGRVWVLEAVNYRRASRKQPDLRPEGDRIVILEDTDHDGQADKVRTFDQSPEIRAPLGIAVLGDKVYVSQSPDLIVYTKDADDNIVKKEVLLTGWGGVDHDHGVHAVVFGPDGKLYFNQGNTGFDITDRSGKRIRSKGEDAGEGAEPGYYEGVALRMNTDGTELEVLGQNFRNPYELAVDSFGNVFQTDNDDDGNAWTRLLYNMEGGNYGFRGPLNRTWREDRGSHWHLELPGVVPLVLRTGAGSPCGLAVYEGRVLPEKYRGQLLHAEAGQRIIALYSLSDDGAGYSAVSEDVMNGGEDTWARPSDVAVAPDGSLFVADWYDPGVGGHQMGDAKGTQGRIYRLAPAGSPPHVPEIDLASASGLTAAFGSPNQSVQYLAHRAIVAQGERAVPLLQTFWRRDDPILKARALWILGGLGDAGPRAIQEALRDPDPRFRILGLRVAQLHGADMLRVSQPLLGDGSPLVRREIAVMLQDRTRMLPPYLVGEQVQPSQPWLDAVTELVEQYDGEDRWYLEALAIAARGREDALYGRLKSDHGGKLGPPLNRLVWALRPRAALPDLVEAIDAPSRSMEERELALDTLGAMQWPEAARAMESFITGSSSPAALVERAFGLYSHQLFSLWMEARTSPALPAVMRKGFALPGAQSAAVSVGDQLKDPQYVPELLALAKSAAAIPEARAAALESAAMDEPRYLNDFQALAERGPTPVRAAAVRAVANLAPPNIEPWAQKLVLSDAPNEVRTSALRLLAESAAGLTAILDMAEEGTLPPELRTLARNVTNHAGEQRGGRRESSQSPVALRQTGRGDDVEPAILAIRERAAKVLPMPAATQIPTSFQLDLSYRGVVADGRKWFEADAGCAACHSLGGKNALGPDLSAIGAKYGKQAMLDHIVNPNDAIGPEYITTMFTLKSGDQLLGLVVDEAPDRIVVQTGAGQQRRLAPSDVASRQRSQVSSMPEGLLDNLSLQQIADLLEFLSTLK